The following is a genomic window from Hymenobacter monticola.
AGCGACGGCAATGGCCGTGTTCACCAGCACGGCATCGGCGCCCATTTCCAGAGCCGCGGCCGCGTGCGAGGGCGCCCCAATGCCGGCATCCACCACCACCGGCACCTTGCTCTGGCCGATGATGATTTCGAGGAATTCGCGCGTCAGCAGGCCCTTGTTCGAGCCGATGGGCGAACCCAGGGGCATCACGGCCGCCACGCCCACCTCCTCCAGGCGCTTGCACAGCACCGGGTCGGCATGGATGTAGGGCAGTACCACGAAGCCCAGCCTCACCAGTTCCTCGGCGGCTTTCAGGGTTTCGATGGGGTCTGGCAGCAGATACTTCGGGTCGGGATGAATTTCGAGCTTAAGCCAGTTGGTTTCCAACGCTTCGCGGGCTAGCTGCGCGGCAAAAACCGCTTCTTTGGCCGTGCGCACGCCGGAGGTGTTGGGCAGCAGGCTGAACTGCGGATGCGAAAGGTGACGCAGGATGTCATCCTCGGCATCGGCCACGTCCACCCTTTTCAGCGCCACCGTCACCAGTTCCGAGCCCGCGGCTAAAAGCGCTTCTTCCATCAACTCCGACGAGCTAAATTTGCCCGTTCCGGTGAACAGACGGGAATTGAATGTGCGGCCAGCAATGACCAGATTTTTATTTAACATAATAATTAAACAGGTTTTAAAGCTGATAACTCATTGACAAACAATGCCGCTGATTCTGTTGGATTTTCAGTTGCGCCAATGGCTCCCGACACCGCCACTCCGTGCAGCCCCGCTGCCAGCAGCGCCGGCACGTCGCCCAAGGTGATGCCGCCAATGCCGATAATGGGCACCGTAATGCCCGCGGCCTGGCACTGCCGCATGATTTCGGTATAGCCGGCCAGGCCCAGAATCGGGCTTAATTTTTCCTTGGTGCTGGTGAAGCGAAACGGCCCCAGGCCCACGTAATCGACGCCGGTTGCGGCCAGGCGCTGCACATCAGCGAAAGTGTTGGCGGTGCCGCCGATAATGAATTTTGAGCCCAGCATTTCGCAGGCTTCGGCAGGTGGCAAATCTTCCTTGCCCAGGTGAACGCCGTCGGCCCCAATTTCCTGGGCCAGCGCGGGGTTGTCGTTGATGATGAGCGTGGCACCGTAGCGGCGGCACACGGCTTGCGCATCCAGCGCCAGCTGCTTCCAGATGGCGGGCGGCTGGTTTTTCACCCGAAGCTGTAGCCAGCGCACCCCGCCCTGGCAGGCCAGTTCGGCCGCTTCGGCATTGGTGGTGATGTAGTGAAGAGAATTGATTTTCATGCGAGGTGGGGTGCGGGGCTTGCCCCCGCCCGTCGTTGAACGACGGTCATTTATTGGCGCGCACAGCCGGGCGGGGGCAAGCCCCGCACCCTACGCCGTTCTTGAATGGTAGCCCAGCAGTGTGTCGTTGCTGGCCAGAAAGGCGGTGGTGTAGTCCTTAGCCGCTTCGCAGGCATCTACCAGTGTTTCGCCTTTGGCGAGATTAGCCAGCACCGCCGCCGACAGCACGCAGCCGCTGCCGTGCTTCTCGCCGTGCGGCAGCCGCGCCACCGAAAACGAGTCCCACTTGCCGCGAGCGTACAGCACGTCGGTCGATAGTTCGCCGTCGTCGTGCCCGCCTTTCAGCAACACCGGGCAGAAGGCGCTCACGACCTGCGCCGCTATTTCAGCCGATTCCTCGCCGGGCCACATGCGCAGCATTTCGGGCTTGTTGGGCGTCACGAGGGCCATTTCGGCGCACAGGGCCTGCACCAGCTGGCGGTCGGTTTGGCGGTGAAACTCGTAGCCGGCCGATGCTTTCAGCACCGGGTCCCACACAATTTGCAGCTTCGGGTTCTGCACTTTCAGCCAGCCCACCAGTTCCAACAGCTGCGGCAGGTTTTCCACTAAACCAATTTTAATAAAATCGACCTTGAAGCGGGCAAAAAGCACGCGAATCTGCTCTCGAATTTCGGCCGCCGGCACCCAGTTCACGCGCTCAAACGACACGTCGTTTTGCACCGTGAGGGCCGTGCACACCCCCAGCCCATACACGCCGTGGCTCTCCAGTGTCTTCACATCAGCCAGCAAGCCAGCCCCCGCGCTGGGGTCAAGACCGGCAATGCTGAGGGCGTAAGGGCGGAAGGATTGGGACATAGGTTGAGAAAGGATTGTCGGGGAAGAACGTCGCGCAAAAGCACGTTATGCAGCGCGCAGCGAAGCATCTTGCCCGCCACCAATTAATCAACTAAAAGAATTACGTTGTGCGGGCAAGATGCTTCACTGCGCGCTACATGACGTGCTGCTTTGTACTGTTCTTAAAAAGCCCTAGAAGTAAATCTCGCTGCCTTTTTCCACAAATTCACGCGACTTTTCCACAAGGCCCTGGGCCAGCACCTCGCTGGCGGTCATGTCCTGCGTGGCGGCGTAGTCGCGTACTTCCTGCGTGATTTTCATCGAGCAGAAGTGAGGGCCGCACATCGAGCAGAAGTGGGCCACCTTAGCACCTTCGGCGGGCAGGGTTTCGTCGTGGTACTCGCGGGCGGTGTCGGGGTCAAGGCTGAGGTTGAACTGGTCTTCCCAACGGAACTCGAAGCGTGCCTTGCTCAGAGCGTTGTCGCGGTATTGGGCACCGGGGTGGCCTTTGGCCAAATCGGCG
Proteins encoded in this region:
- a CDS encoding thiamine phosphate synthase; translation: MKINSLHYITTNAEAAELACQGGVRWLQLRVKNQPPAIWKQLALDAQAVCRRYGATLIINDNPALAQEIGADGVHLGKEDLPPAEACEMLGSKFIIGGTANTFADVQRLAATGVDYVGLGPFRFTSTKEKLSPILGLAGYTEIMRQCQAAGITVPIIGIGGITLGDVPALLAAGLHGVAVSGAIGATENPTESAALFVNELSALKPV
- the thiD gene encoding bifunctional hydroxymethylpyrimidine kinase/phosphomethylpyrimidine kinase, with product MSQSFRPYALSIAGLDPSAGAGLLADVKTLESHGVYGLGVCTALTVQNDVSFERVNWVPAAEIREQIRVLFARFKVDFIKIGLVENLPQLLELVGWLKVQNPKLQIVWDPVLKASAGYEFHRQTDRQLVQALCAEMALVTPNKPEMLRMWPGEESAEIAAQVVSAFCPVLLKGGHDDGELSTDVLYARGKWDSFSVARLPHGEKHGSGCVLSAAVLANLAKGETLVDACEAAKDYTTAFLASNDTLLGYHSRTA
- a CDS encoding thiazole synthase, which produces MLNKNLVIAGRTFNSRLFTGTGKFSSSELMEEALLAAGSELVTVALKRVDVADAEDDILRHLSHPQFSLLPNTSGVRTAKEAVFAAQLAREALETNWLKLEIHPDPKYLLPDPIETLKAAEELVRLGFVVLPYIHADPVLCKRLEEVGVAAVMPLGSPIGSNKGLLTREFLEIIIGQSKVPVVVDAGIGAPSHAAAALEMGADAVLVNTAIAVAGNPVAMATAFKMAVEAGRMAYEARLAAPVAHAEAVASSPLTAFLD